From a single Chlorocebus sabaeus isolate Y175 chromosome X, mChlSab1.0.hap1, whole genome shotgun sequence genomic region:
- the LOC103247410 gene encoding kita-kyushu lung cancer antigen 1 homolog, whose product MNIYLLLASGILCALMIVFWKYRFQINTGEMSSISTAFALLRRSSTGLINSNTDNNLSFNNLSRDIVNNFPHSIDMQKRLLVTLKRVEYKMAELEYILVSQGLRGASGHRKST is encoded by the exons ATGAACATCTATTTACTCCTAGCGAGCGGCATTCTGTGTGCCTTGATGATTGTCTTCTGGAAATACCGCTTTCAG ATAAACACTGGTGAAATGTCATCAATTTCTACTGCTTTTGCACTACTAAGACGCTCTTCTACTGGGTTAATTAACAGCAATACAGACAACAATCTTTCATTCAACAACCTCTCTCGGGATATTGTAAATAATTTCCCACACTCGATAGACATGCAGAAGCGACTATTGGTAACCCTCAAGAGGGTGGAATACAAAATGGCTGAACTGGAATATATTCTAGTTAGCCAGGGTTTGAGAGGTGCATCAGGTCACCGGAAATCCACCTAA